The Musa acuminata AAA Group cultivar baxijiao chromosome BXJ2-2, Cavendish_Baxijiao_AAA, whole genome shotgun sequence genome contains the following window.
AGGAGTGCAAGAACATTCCAGTGATCAGTAAGTCGCCAAACAAACCATGTGTATTTTTGGATTGAACCACCCAAAACTGAAACTTCCTTGAAAGTTCGCATCAAGCTATGATCTTTTTGTTTATTGCGTCAGCTATTTATCTTTATATGACTTGCTTTGTAGTCATCACTGTATGCCTTACTATATAGTAAAGTTGCCTGATTTGAGAATTGAAAATATTGGTATCGAAGTCAATCGAATCTCAATGTCACCATAGCATGGCTTCGTGGATATTTTTTCCTTAACCTTGTAACTTAGGAGACTCTGAAGCTTAGAGGAGAACTAGTTCTTGTCATGTATATGTTGTCTTCATCTTGACATCACTAGAATGGTGCTTTCTGTTACAGTGATGTCTTCTCAAGATTCCATTGGTGTAGTGCTCAAATGCATGCTAAAGGGTGCTGTAGATTTTCTAGTGAAACCAGTGAGGAAGAATGAGCTACGGAACTTATGGCAGCATGTTTGGAGGAGACATTGTGTAGGTTCATCATACTTTCTTATTATAACAAATGAGTCATAGACTCTGCCAATCGATTTATTTTTGTGAATCGTCTGATGACAAATTGCCTAACTATACTCTTGATGTAGTCAAATAATGCTACAAATGCCTCCGACAATAATGCTGCTAGCAATCATGTGAGTGTCAATGCTGGTGATGGATCCAAGACTGGGGAAAACAGTGATGAGGATGATGCTCAGGTATGTGACTTGAAAAATTGATGTTCAATTAACTGATTAAGTGGATAGTGTCTATTAGGAATGGTTGATTGTTCTTGTGAAGtacatttaaaaaaaatctgAGTTGTTTAATTTATTTGGTGTCTCACAATAGTTAATTGATGTTTTATCAGAGTTCTGGCAGTAAGCCAGAGGCTCAGAGCAAAAGTGTGCAAAAGCATATAGAAATTCTTCAATCTGTGGAGGAGAACAGGGAATCTGAACCAAAAGCAGAGCAGCTCAATGATGGTACAATAATAGTGGCAAATCAATTGAAGAACTATAAAGGTCATGAAGCCAGAGGTTGTCAACCATTATTTATTCAACATGTCCTTTTGGGATGATGAGCTTAATAATAATTTCTTATGCTGATTAGGTTTCACATTTTTGCAGATAAGACTTCTGGACCTACAGTCCAAGCAAATCATTCAGTTCAAAGTACTATCTTAGCTGAGCAAAGGGAGGATAAGAATTTTTGGTGTAATAGATCCATATGTAAGGAGCAAAAACAGGTGTGTGTGAGGTTGCAAAAGGATGAGGACTTTGATCCTAAACCATATCATCAGCCTGatgctacaaatgaatctttccaGAACATGATAGAGTTTATTGAGCCAACAACTAGCAGAAGATGTGTTCCTGCAGCTATGGAAAGGGCTGCTTCTATGGAAGATATACCATGTGAAACTTCAACATGCTCTCATGGAAAATGTATATCTGACTTTGGTTCTTCCCAGCTACTTGAACTTTCCTTGAGAAGACCACAACTTGATGGCTGTGTGAATCTGGAGTTCAAAGAAAAGCATGTACTGAACCATTCTAATGCCTCTGCTTTTTCAAGGTAATCTTCTCAAGAAAACCTCCAGCTTACTTTTAGTTGTAGAGTTCCATTGCTCTTGGTTTTGATAGTGTTTGCAAATCATTATCTCTCCTTCGTTCTTGATAATGCCATTAAAAAGTTTTACACAGCTGAAATTTCATCTGAATTGATATAATATTTCGTTGTTATCTGCAACGACGTTTATTAGGACAAGGTTCTGAGTAATATGCCTTGTAGGTACAGTGATAAGAAGATGCAGCATTCTTCTCAAAAGCCAGTTTTAACTTCTTTATGCATTGGCACCAAGGAATCTGTTGAAGAAACCCAGCAACGTGCCAACCTATATAACTCTTTTAGTGAAACATGTCATACCCTATCTTCTAAAGAAATGCTGACATCAGATCGGGGTAAAGCAATTGAAGCTGccatttattttcaaatttctTCTGATAGCAACAAGGAGGATGGTGGCATTTTATCTTCTCATCCGATACATGATGATGCTTCACACCCTCAATATAACTTTTTGTCATTGCCAGTACCTGTTGGAGCAATTCCTTACCAGAGGTTGTCAACCAGATTTGGTGCTACTGTGCAACCACTGTTCTTACATCCAAACAATTCAACTTCCTCAGAGAAAAGAATGGTTCAGGATAGTTCTGTACAATATATTCACCATGAAAGTCAGATTATGAATAATACTCAGCAACGTGAATATCACGGCCATGAAGATTATCATCAATTCAGCTACTCTAGACATCATGCTGAGACAGAATTAGGGGGTCCAGGAGATTCCTCATGCATTCCCTCCGAACAAGCCATTCAAAGTGCCAGCTCTAGCCTAGATATTTACAACGATTGTGGAACAAATGATTGCGACAAAACAACAGAAGCTCCTGCAAGCACCTTTAATGCTATAGAAAGTGGAAATGAGAGTGGTGTCCAGAACTCTGGCAGGAAAGGTTTGGATTGTCATCTTTCTCCCCGAGAAGCTGCATTAATAAAATTCCGTTTAAAAAGAAAAGACCGATGCTTTGAGAAAAAGGTAATTGGTTTACTTTTTGCACTAGCTTTCATTGGTTATTCTGCACACTGGCATATGTTTCTAGCTTGGTTTTACATTGTTCAAACACTGTGGAATTTCAAAGAGAACCATGTTAGTGTTGCATAATCTTATCTAGCATGATAGACATTAATATAACTCATTCTttatttcaaagaaaaaaaatatatcttacttaGACAAATATTAATAGTGGACATCATAGTTGTTCTTGATGGAAAATTAGGATTTGGAAGAGCCTAGAAATCTACCCTAGTTGCAATCTTAAGttacaaaataataattaacaaaTTATGTTGTATAACAGAATGTGTCAATCATAGTACATTAAATCAACTTTCGTATACTACTGCTTGGTACAGGTTGGTAtattgatatgtttttatctCATGTATCGGTATACTCAGTATCGGTACAACTCGATATGTATCGTATCAATAAGATGAATCGAAATATTAAACCTACAGTTTTTTATTGTATTCTTTATTAAGCAGTAAAAGTTATTTATCAGCTTCTGTCAGTCTCTTTTGGAAAGCTACAGTTAAGACATTGAGAGTGTGTTCGCAGACCAATTCCATTTTCAAATTTGCGTGCAAGTATATATTGTTCTCTTTAATCTAAACACTGGACACAATATACTTGTATTTGAGATATGTGGCACTTCTGTTTCTTACTCTAATTTTGTTTTGACAGGTTAGGTACCAAAGTAGGCAAAAGCTAGCGGAGCAGCGACCAAGAGTGAAAGGGCAATTTGTGCGTCAAAAAGTCATTGACTCGACAACTGCAGCAGAAGCAGAAGACTAACTTGAGCGACTGACAATAACTTTTTCTTGAGTTGTTATGTCCAGTAAAGTGAATTTGAGGTAGGTTTAAGTTAAATTTCTCCTTCTTATTGTACTCCCTTATCTGGCTGCACAGTTCTCAGCTACATTACTAGCCTGTAATCTCTGAAGAACTTTGATCAGAGAATGTTTTCACTGATCTTTACGATAAAAGATGAGAAAACCACCCAGTCATGGCCTCTGAATTGTCACTTGGGATTTCTAAAGTGAACATCGATTTGCACTGCTTCGCGGCAGCTGAATTCAAACAAGTTATATCATCATCTTGTTGCTCAATCTTATTTCTTCGGCTGCAATAAAGCCCACCTTTGATCCATGGTAAGTGTTTCTAACCCAAAATAACAGTGTTTAACATTCAGCACACATCTCTCTTGCTTTGCACATAGTTAACTCATCCACATAGCTACTCTTTTTATGCATCTCAATAAAAtaagataatattattaattcATATGTTCTCTTGACTCAGCCATGTTCTTTAATTATAATTTAAGAGGGATGTGACCTTTTCATCATTTGCAGTGGCAAACTGATCTCCTTCAGATGTTTTCCGATAAATTTCCCAGTATAACTTTTCTGTGTTCCCCAGCATCCGATGCATTGTCCTTGTCCCACAGAATAAAATAGCAGCAGGCCAAAGACGTGGCTCTATCGAAGCAGGCCACGGGAGACCCCGGTTTGACCAGATCGACAGGGATTTCCCAACACAGAGAGCTGATCACTGTGCACAAGACCACAAGCATTCAATGCCTTTCCTGCTCCTCCCCATGACAACCTCAATGAAACCCCCCAAAGCCCCACAAAGGAAGGGAAACACCCAGGCCTGCCCGCAGTGCTGCAGTCTGCCATCAATATCCGTGCGTCGAGAACCGTGCCCGGAGAAGACCAGCCCACATGATGAACCCACGGGTCATATCCTATTAGTTGATAGAATGGGCCCCACAACAATCCTGGTTCTCGCAGCCAATAGGAGGTCAGGTACCTGTTTCGATacacactttatatatatatatatgtactttaTCCTAAAGCTAAACGAGGACACGCAAcatgagagagggagggagagagagagagagagagagagagagagagagagagacagagagaagaaCGGAGCATCAGTAACATCGTCCTCGAACTTTTATTGTAGTTCCATCTGTTTCCAGTTCTACCACCACTGCAACAACGTCCTCCGGTGGAGGAAGGAGGTGGGAGGTTCCTTGGTCTCAGTAAGTCCATTCCTGGGGAAGGCGCATCTCGGAGGTCGGCTGAAATGGCCTCTCCAGCTTCCACATCGCCGTGCTTATCGTTGGCTGCTGCTTCTGTTGCTCTCCTCCCGTCGCGTCTGCAGAAAAAAATGTCATTTTGATGAGACAGCAGCAATAGGAGATGGAATTGTGACCTTTTGGACGCGGAAAAGTCTGTGAAAACAGCAGTCGATGTGTACTGCGTTCGTAGGGATCAAGGGGTTGGGACAAACAAACACAAAGCGAACAGCTTCAGTTCATGAAGTACTTCACAGAACAATGGCTGAGACGATATCGCGTACACATCGACATTAGAGGAAGTGCTTCGACATGCAAACTTACTGTGATGCTTCTTCCTCGCTTCGTTGTTGTTGATCACCCGCGGGAGGAACACACCGGTCCCTCCTCCGCTTTCTCTTCCTTGACCAGCCGGTCGAACAGTGCCGAGCCGGCTCTGGATCGGCCGCAGTGGCCGCTGCGGAGCCCGACCAAATGCCTCCACCTGATCGTCCATGAAACCCAGAGCCCTTAAGCCACAGAGTTTTGCATGGCATCTCAAGGACAGAccgaacgaagaagaagaaggagagaagagaagagacgcAAACCGTTTCCGGTCCACATGCCTGCGCCTGAGCTATCTGCGTCGGGCCAGGCCGGGTCACCCCCGGCCGGGAACAGGCTCCGAACCCCATGCCATAGACGGGGCGGCCCAACCCGGTCCCCAACTCCCTTTCCTCCAGTTCGAACCGGGCcgccggtccgacaggcttcaaCCCCTGCAACTAAAACGGAAATGGGGTCATGCAGAGCTGACGAAGAGAACGGGGAGAGAGAGACGAGGTGAGACCTCGTAATGAGGCGAGAGAACGGGCGGCAGCTTAGCGGCGGGGAGGCGCTGGACGCGGTCGAGCGGGCTAAGTGCCGCGAGCTGGCTCGCGAGGCCCTCGACGTCGAAGGTGTGGTGGTATGCGCTGCGGActcgggcggcggcggcggcgttggAATGGTGCAAGCGGCGGAGGCCGAGGTCGGCGATTATCTCCGACGGCAGCCACATCTCGCCGTCGTCCAGGTTCGGCGCAAACTCTGCCATAGGAGAAACCagagagacggagagagagaaagagacaagAGAAGCAAGCAAGGGGAGAGAGCAGGGAGAGGCGGGGGCAACAGTTTGCGGCCATATAGAGCGGCGCGGCCGTGAACTGGTGTGGTAATTTAGGGCAACACCGTAAGGGTAAAACAGGAATTTAGGTATTTTTGTTGTCCATCATTTATTAGCTCTGTAATCGAGGTGGAAGCGAGGCGTGGCGGAGAATTGTCTTATTTTACGGCGACCCACGATTTAAACCCACTTGCACAAGAATCCGACATGGCATACTGTCGTCCACTTCTACTTCGTAAAATAAACTGAGATGGGCACGTAAACGTATGTTTTCAGGGTGCGTGGAGGGAAAGGTCACGATAAACGTACCCGGCGGGGAAACGGACGTTACGATTTCGGAAGGATGAGGTGCAGTGGCGTGGCGCAGTGGACGCCGTGCCAAGCCACTGTTCATTTGACGCGTTTACAAGTGTAACACCCGTTGTGCGGCGGGTCCCATCGCCGGATTCGGGTGGGCGAAAGCGTGAAGAGAAGGGCGTGGCAGTGGTGTCGTATCACGTGATACCTTCACGTGATAGAGTGGGTAAATGGTGGCGCTTGCAAGGAAGAAGGGAAAATTGATCCCCAACTATTTTTTTGGTATTAGTAGTCATTCCAAAACGAATTAATATGgtattataatttaatttaaacaATTTATAGAGGGCAATGGGAACCCATAAATATCAACCTCTTTTTTTAAGCTTGATGATATCCAGACTTATATGGACTTGGGAACTTAGCATTCAACACTAAATGATCTAATTACTAGGTTTTCCATTCATCTTTAGAATAGTTTTAGGTCCAAATCAAGTGTATGTTTAAAAGAGGTATGTATTGACACTATATAATTTGTTAAGGTCCTTCCAAACCTTGCattataattcaaatattttataaatcagaTATATTATTTATGGTTGATCATAAAAAGATATATAaaccaaggtctgtcataccgaagcataccgcccgtattagacggtacgtaccggtccgacaggttaccggtatgcggatTATCTGGTACCGCTATAGttctacagtattatactgtaatactgctacagtataaaaaatatatataaaattattcggtatatCAAGGTGTACCATTCGGTACGCCATAATGTACTGTCCGGTACATTGATATTGTATCGTACCGAGCCTAGATCGAAATGCTGGTATGGTACGATACGACGAACTTTGATATAAATATCAGAATATGTATACGACATTAGTCAATTTTATATCTAATGAAAATTTATCTTATAATACAATCTTCTGTATATGAAAAGCCATATACATTGCGTTAAAGTCTCGTAGGTCTTCCTTCCTCTCTTCCCATATCAGAGGAGCGTTTGTCTTGTTCTAAGAATATGCCGTTTGATCACTATTGGGACTCTCTTCCCATATCTTACTGGCTTCGTTCTCCGCTCTACTATGCTGAATCCGTATCCAAGTGAGAGATTCCAGGATGCCCT
Protein-coding sequences here:
- the LOC135605510 gene encoding two-component response regulator-like APRR3 isoform X3, translated to MEAGARGDEGEMTGVAPGDGGGPERGSTAAAGPSSERQVIRWERFLPRRSLRVLLVEHDDSTRHIVAALLRKCSYHVAAVADGLKAWAVLKLKCYKFDLVLTEVEMPSLSGIGLLSKIMAAEECKNIPVIMMSSQDSIGVVLKCMLKGAVDFLVKPVRKNELRNLWQHVWRRHCSNNATNASDNNAASNHVSVNAGDGSKTGENSDEDDAQSSGSKPEAQSKSVQKHIEILQSVEENRESEPKAEQLNDGTIIVANQLKNYKDKTSGPTVQANHSVQSTILAEQREDKNFWCNRSICKEQKQVCVRLQKDEDFDPKPYHQPDATNESFQNMIEFIEPTTSRRCVPAAMERAASMEDIPCETSTCSHGKCISDFGSSQLLELSLRRPQLDGCVNLEFKEKHVLNHSNASAFSRYSDKKMQHSSQKPVLTSLCIGTKESVEETQQRANLYNSFSETCHTLSSKEMLTSDRGKAIEAAIYFQISSDSNKEDGGILSSHPIHDDASHPQYNFLSLPVPVGAIPYQRLSTRFGATVQPLFLHPNNSTSSEKRMVQDSSVQYIHHESQIMNNTQQREYHGHEDYHQFSYSRHHAETELGGPGDSSCIPSEQAIQSASSSLDIYNDCGTNDCDKTTEAPASTFNAIESGNESGVQNSGRKGLDCHLSPREAALIKFRLKRKDRCFEKKVRYQSRQKLAEQRPRVKGQFVRQKVIDSTTAAEAED
- the LOC135605510 gene encoding two-component response regulator-like PRR95 isoform X1, which gives rise to MEAGARGDEGEMTGVAPGDGGGPERGSTAAAGPSSERQVIRWERFLPRRSLRVLLVEHDDSTRHIVAALLRKCSYHVAAVADGLKAWAVLKLKCYKFDLVLTEVEMPSLSGIGLLSKIMAAEECKNIPVIMMSSQDSIGVVLKCMLKGAVDFLVKPVRKNELRNLWQHVWRRHCSNNATNASDNNAASNHVSVNAGDGSKTGENSDEDDAQSSGSKPEAQSKSVQKHIEILQSVEENRESEPKAEQLNDGTIIVANQLKNYKGHEARDKTSGPTVQANHSVQSTILAEQREDKNFWCNRSICKEQKQVCVRLQKDEDFDPKPYHQPDATNESFQNMIEFIEPTTSRRCVPAAMERAASMEDIPCETSTCSHGKCISDFGSSQLLELSLRRPQLDGCVNLEFKEKHVLNHSNASAFSRYSDKKMQHSSQKPVLTSLCIGTKESVEETQQRANLYNSFSETCHTLSSKEMLTSDRGKAIEAAIYFQISSDSNKEDGGILSSHPIHDDASHPQYNFLSLPVPVGAIPYQRLSTRFGATVQPLFLHPNNSTSSEKRMVQDSSVQYIHHESQIMNNTQQREYHGHEDYHQFSYSRHHAETELGGPGDSSCIPSEQAIQSASSSLDIYNDCGTNDCDKTTEAPASTFNAIESGNESGVQNSGRKGLDCHLSPREAALIKFRLKRKDRCFEKKVRYQSRQKLAEQRPRVKGQFVRQKVIDSTTAAEAED
- the LOC135605510 gene encoding two-component response regulator-like PRR95 isoform X2, yielding MEAGARGDEGEMTGVAPGDGGGPERGSTAAAGPSSERQVIRWERFLPRRSLRVLLVEHDDSTRHIVAALLRKCSYHVAAVADGLKAWAVLKLKCYKFDLVLTEVEMPSLSGIGLLSKIMAAEECKNIPVIMMSSQDSIGVVLKCMLKGAVDFLVKPVRKNELRNLWQHVWRRHCSNNATNASDNNAASNHVSVNAGDGSKTGENSDEDDAQSSGSKPEAQSKSVQKHIEILQSVEENRESEPKAEQLNDGTIIVANQLKNYKGHEARDKTSGPTVQANHSVQSTILAEQREDKNFWCNRSICKEQKQVCVRLQKDEDFDPKPYHQPDATNESFQNMIEFIEPTTSRRCVPAAMERAASMEDIPCETSTCSHGKCISDFGSSQLLELSLRRPQLDGCVNLEFKEKHVLNHSNASAFSSDKKMQHSSQKPVLTSLCIGTKESVEETQQRANLYNSFSETCHTLSSKEMLTSDRGKAIEAAIYFQISSDSNKEDGGILSSHPIHDDASHPQYNFLSLPVPVGAIPYQRLSTRFGATVQPLFLHPNNSTSSEKRMVQDSSVQYIHHESQIMNNTQQREYHGHEDYHQFSYSRHHAETELGGPGDSSCIPSEQAIQSASSSLDIYNDCGTNDCDKTTEAPASTFNAIESGNESGVQNSGRKGLDCHLSPREAALIKFRLKRKDRCFEKKVRYQSRQKLAEQRPRVKGQFVRQKVIDSTTAAEAED
- the LOC135582158 gene encoding uncharacterized protein LOC135582158 isoform X1, encoding MAEFAPNLDDGEMWLPSEIIADLGLRRLHHSNAAAAARVRSAYHHTFDVEGLASQLAALSPLDRVQRLPAAKLPPVLSPHYEGLKPVGPAARFELEERELGTGLGRPVYGMGFGACSRPGVTRPGPTQIAQAQACGPETVCVSSLLSFFFFVRSVLEMPCKTLWLKGSGFHGRSGGGIWSGSAAATAADPEPARHCSTGWSRKRKRRRDRCVPPAGDQQQRSEEEASQRDGRRATEAAANDKHGDVEAGEAISADLRDAPSPGMDLLRPRNLPPPSSTGGRCCSGGRTGNRWNYNKSSRTMLLMLRSSLCLSLSLSLSLSLSPSLSHVACPRLALG
- the LOC135582158 gene encoding uncharacterized protein LOC135582158 isoform X2; amino-acid sequence: MAEFAPNLDDGEMWLPSEIIADLGLRRLHHSNAAAAARVRSAYHHTFDVEGLASQLAALSPLDRVQRLPAAKLPPVLSPHYEGLKPVGPAARFELEERELGTGLGRPVYGMGFGACSRPGVTRPGPTQIAQAQACGPETVEAFGRAPQRPLRPIQSRLGTVRPAGQGRESGGGTGVFLPRVINNNEARKKHHNATGGEQQKQQPTISTAMWKLERPFQPTSEMRLPQEWTY